A stretch of the Polyangiaceae bacterium genome encodes the following:
- a CDS encoding MBL fold metallo-hydrolase: MKLSSLCAVSLLPLFVACSGVPSAPATPDSQAATAPSPPKTESAEAPETARALELEVVTSPEAAGAVNSTLVLGEREVVVVDAQWTKSGANAVADAVEKSGRELTYVFITHAHPDHYFGAAVLKQRFPSARIVASASTVEHIQETAAAKAQAQAGMLKDEFPGEPVIPEVLEGELSVDGQVLPLLEGLQGDTHPITGVKVPGANALIAGDVVFSNTHVWTADSSHASRVAWIKQLQELQGMGFDRIIPGHQASGAPQTSAALKQTEGYLERFDSEVAKAKKSAPLIATMKASYPELKAELFLQLGSQVQTGELKWQ; encoded by the coding sequence ATGAAGCTATCGAGTCTTTGCGCCGTTTCGCTATTGCCCCTGTTCGTTGCATGCTCCGGTGTGCCCTCGGCGCCTGCTACGCCGGACAGCCAGGCAGCGACTGCACCCTCCCCCCCAAAAACCGAGTCAGCCGAGGCGCCTGAGACAGCTCGCGCCCTGGAGCTCGAGGTCGTGACTTCGCCAGAGGCTGCGGGGGCGGTGAACTCCACCTTGGTGCTTGGAGAGCGCGAGGTGGTCGTCGTGGACGCGCAGTGGACGAAGAGTGGAGCGAATGCGGTAGCCGACGCCGTGGAGAAGAGTGGCCGCGAGCTGACCTACGTGTTCATCACCCATGCCCACCCGGATCACTACTTCGGCGCAGCTGTTCTCAAACAACGGTTTCCTTCGGCGCGCATCGTTGCCAGCGCGAGCACGGTAGAACACATTCAGGAGACGGCGGCTGCGAAGGCGCAAGCCCAAGCCGGTATGCTCAAGGATGAATTCCCCGGGGAACCGGTGATCCCCGAAGTGCTCGAGGGTGAGCTGAGCGTCGACGGCCAGGTGCTGCCGCTGCTCGAGGGCCTACAAGGGGACACCCACCCCATCACAGGCGTGAAGGTGCCAGGGGCCAACGCGTTGATCGCTGGAGACGTGGTGTTCTCGAATACCCATGTGTGGACCGCTGACTCGAGCCACGCGTCTCGGGTCGCTTGGATCAAGCAACTGCAAGAGCTCCAAGGAATGGGCTTCGATCGCATCATCCCGGGGCATCAGGCGTCCGGTGCGCCGCAGACCTCGGCGGCATTGAAGCAGACCGAGGGCTATCTCGAGCGCTTCGACAGCGAGGTCGCCAAGGCGAAGAAGTCAGCTCCGCTGATCGCGACGATGAAGGCAAGCTACCCGGAGCTGAAGGCTGAGCTCTTCTTGCAGCTCGGTTCCCAGGTGCAAACCGGCGAACTCAAGTGGCAGTAG